In Pedobacter africanus, a single window of DNA contains:
- a CDS encoding Rpn family recombination-promoting nuclease/putative transposase: MQADLNQTTTYIDPFVDFSFKRLLATEESKPILIGLLNHLFKGRKYIIDIEYGKTDFPGEISEEGGAVFDVFCTDADGSKFIIEIQRGYQKHFKERALFYTSRAISEQAPKGNRKEWAYNLTEVYLIAFLEDFCLPDSPRSEYIQDICLAIRHTGKIFYDKLNLIFIEMLNFVKKPVELYTDLEKWLYAFKHLTEFKKQPEYLNGPEFDRLFNLAKYANLTAEERAMYNRSLKQKWDNKNVMDYAVAQGELKGKHERSIEIALKMVEQGFVIEDIIKLTDLTKEEILVLKK, encoded by the coding sequence ATGCAAGCAGACTTAAACCAAACAACAACTTACATAGATCCTTTTGTTGACTTCTCTTTCAAGAGACTCCTGGCAACCGAAGAAAGTAAACCGATTCTGATCGGTTTATTAAACCACCTTTTTAAAGGTAGAAAGTACATTATTGACATTGAGTACGGAAAGACCGACTTCCCCGGCGAAATTTCTGAGGAAGGTGGAGCGGTATTTGACGTATTTTGTACAGATGCTGATGGCAGTAAATTTATTATCGAAATTCAGCGTGGTTATCAGAAACATTTTAAGGAACGGGCACTTTTTTACACTTCAAGGGCTATAAGTGAACAGGCTCCAAAAGGTAACAGAAAAGAATGGGCCTACAATCTTACGGAGGTTTATCTTATTGCTTTCCTGGAAGACTTCTGCCTGCCAGACAGTCCTAGATCAGAATACATTCAGGATATCTGCTTGGCCATCAGGCATACCGGTAAAATATTCTATGATAAACTCAATCTTATTTTCATAGAGATGCTTAACTTTGTTAAGAAGCCAGTAGAATTATATACAGATTTAGAAAAATGGCTGTATGCGTTTAAGCATTTAACAGAATTTAAAAAACAGCCAGAATATTTAAACGGCCCGGAATTTGACCGATTATTTAACCTGGCTAAATATGCCAATTTAACAGCGGAGGAAAGAGCGATGTATAACAGAAGTTTAAAGCAGAAATGGGACAATAAAAATGTTATGGACTATGCTGTAGCGCAGGGTGAGTTAAAAGGAAAGCATGAAAGATCTATAGAAATAGCCCTGAAAATGGTTGAGCAGGGCTTTGTTATCGAGGACATCATAAAACTGACAGATCTTACGAAAGAAGAAATCCTGGTCCTCAAAAAATAA
- a CDS encoding YihY/virulence factor BrkB family protein, producing MMKREKITFKGIWEVLKATFTGFFEHKVTKLSGSLAYYTVFSMAPLLVVIISLCGLFLGQEAAQGEIYNQLAGFMGKETALQLQEIVSKAAIGNKDRIAFIIGIVTLLIGATTVFADIQESINTIWGLKPKPKRGWLKMLQNRFLSFSVIVSLGFILLVSLAITTVLDGFSSRLQARFSDVSVVVFYILNQLLTLAVISLIFGVIFKVLPDAIIKWRDVLSGAIVTAILFMLGKFAISIYIGQSDVGSTYGAAGSLVILLLWTYYSSIILYLGAEFTKAYAVAYGSEILPSHYAVTTKEIEVETGHNSVQENASKSF from the coding sequence ATGATGAAGCGAGAAAAAATTACATTTAAGGGGATCTGGGAAGTCTTAAAGGCAACCTTTACCGGGTTTTTTGAGCATAAGGTAACCAAGCTGAGTGGTTCATTGGCTTATTATACTGTTTTTTCTATGGCGCCGCTACTGGTGGTGATTATCTCTTTGTGTGGTTTATTTCTGGGGCAGGAAGCTGCCCAGGGAGAGATTTATAACCAGCTGGCTGGTTTTATGGGTAAAGAAACTGCATTGCAGCTGCAGGAGATTGTTTCAAAAGCGGCCATTGGAAATAAGGACAGGATTGCTTTTATTATAGGGATTGTTACCTTGCTCATTGGGGCGACAACTGTATTTGCGGATATTCAGGAATCTATCAATACGATCTGGGGCCTTAAGCCCAAACCAAAACGCGGATGGCTAAAAATGCTGCAGAACAGGTTTCTGTCTTTTTCTGTGATCGTTAGTTTGGGTTTCATTTTGTTGGTATCATTAGCGATCACCACGGTATTAGATGGTTTTAGCAGCCGGCTTCAGGCCCGATTTTCTGATGTCTCTGTAGTGGTGTTTTACATACTGAACCAACTGTTGACCCTGGCGGTGATTTCGCTTATTTTTGGAGTAATCTTTAAAGTGCTGCCCGATGCGATCATCAAATGGCGGGATGTGTTATCCGGGGCAATAGTGACTGCCATTTTGTTTATGCTGGGCAAGTTTGCGATTTCTATTTATATCGGGCAAAGTGATGTAGGCAGTACCTATGGAGCGGCAGGATCACTGGTCATTTTATTGCTCTGGACTTATTATTCATCGATCATTTTGTATCTGGGCGCAGAGTTTACCAAAGCTTATGCTGTTGCCTATGGTTCGGAGATTCTCCCTTCGCATTATGCCGTGACAACTAAGGAAATTGAAGTGGAGACTGGTCATAATTCTGTTCAGGAAAATGCTTCTAAATCGTTTTGA
- a CDS encoding mechanosensitive ion channel family protein: MNKNVEHFYDKFYDWLLLKGPVVLLGIAVLIIGLWLIRIFARWMQNRMQRKKINSSLKPFFLSVAVVVLRILLIFLVMQIMGIQLTIFAALVGAIGVAAGLALSGTMQNFASGVLILLLKPFRVSDNIIAQGQEGTVSSIQLFFTVVTTFDNRTVIIPNSKLSNEVIINISAIGSRRLDLELKFNYGIDLSKVRKVIDETIMESKSVLKTPEKRVGVSVLETDGYKVMINVWLNSHGFHDARLIFQENLLENLKSSGIKLPGMDSK, translated from the coding sequence ATGAATAAGAATGTTGAGCACTTTTACGATAAGTTTTATGATTGGTTGCTGTTAAAAGGCCCAGTCGTTTTACTGGGGATTGCTGTTTTGATCATTGGTCTGTGGCTGATCAGGATATTTGCACGCTGGATGCAAAATAGGATGCAGCGTAAAAAGATCAACAGTTCATTGAAACCTTTTTTTCTTAGCGTGGCCGTTGTAGTGCTTAGGATACTGCTGATTTTTTTGGTGATGCAGATTATGGGTATTCAGCTGACCATTTTTGCTGCCTTAGTTGGTGCAATTGGTGTTGCTGCCGGCCTGGCGCTATCTGGTACGATGCAGAATTTTGCCAGTGGAGTATTGATCTTGTTATTAAAACCTTTTCGTGTATCGGATAATATCATTGCCCAGGGGCAGGAGGGTACAGTATCTTCCATACAACTCTTCTTTACTGTGGTAACCACTTTTGACAACAGAACAGTGATTATACCAAATAGTAAGCTCTCTAACGAGGTCATCATCAACATCAGTGCGATTGGTAGCAGGAGACTGGATCTGGAGCTAAAATTTAATTACGGGATCGACCTATCAAAGGTTAGAAAAGTGATCGATGAAACCATTATGGAATCTAAGTCAGTTTTAAAAACGCCTGAGAAAAGGGTAGGAGTATCTGTATTAGAAACCGATGGTTACAAGGTGATGATCAATGTCTGGCTGAATTCTCATGGTTTTCATGATGCCAGGCTGATCTTTCAGGAAAATCTATTAGAAAATCTGAAATCTTCCGGTATTAAGCTACCGGGAATGGATTCAAAGTAA
- a CDS encoding DUF892 family protein, with amino-acid sequence MKPVNTDLQGLYLQQLTRLLESEKKYAKSFEKLAPLSYTEELRSALVSASTELQQHIERIEQCQQLLKSKESAQISAIDKCLLDILKQIKSTTKSSLLKDINILQICQHIFTAKVTVYQNLKLMAEVLKQDHAALLLGQSANDNQNNYAYLVQISGNIIYPQTAGIES; translated from the coding sequence ATGAAACCAGTAAACACAGATTTGCAAGGTTTATATCTTCAGCAGCTCACCAGGCTGCTGGAATCAGAAAAAAAGTATGCAAAATCATTTGAAAAACTGGCCCCACTATCTTATACCGAAGAACTTAGAAGTGCACTGGTCTCAGCTTCAACAGAACTCCAACAACACATTGAACGTATTGAACAATGTCAGCAGCTGCTAAAAAGCAAAGAAAGTGCTCAGATCAGCGCGATCGACAAATGCCTGCTGGATATCTTAAAACAGATCAAATCCACTACCAAGTCTTCCCTCTTAAAAGACATCAACATCCTTCAAATTTGCCAGCATATATTTACGGCCAAAGTCACCGTCTACCAAAACCTAAAGCTCATGGCCGAAGTACTTAAACAGGATCATGCAGCGCTGTTGCTCGGACAAAGCGCAAATGACAACCAGAACAATTACGCCTACCTGGTACAAATTTCCGGTAACATCATTTATCCCCAGACTGCTGGCATCGAATCGTAG